The Streptomyces venezuelae genomic interval TCACGTCGTCGCAGCGGCCGACCTGCTCCAGGCTCATCACGACGCGCCCGTCGAGGCGCCGTACGAAGAAGGCCTTGGCGGCGACGCGCACGGTGTCGTCGGCGCTGTGCATGCCGAGGAAGAGCGCCGCGTCGATGAAGTCGTCCCGGCCGGTACCGGTGTCGTCAGCGCTCATGGCGGTCCAGCACCTCCCGAAGGCGCTTCATGGCGCCGGCGAACATCTCCGGCTCGCGCGCGAGGGCCATCCGGACGAACGGCTCGCCGCGGCCCGGCTGGCTCCAGTAGAAGAACCGCCCCGGCAGGACGTAGACGCCCACCTCCCGCAGTTCCCGCTGGAGTTCGGTCGCGGTGAGGTCGGGGTGCTGGATCCTGGCCCAGGCCACGCTGGTCTTCGCGATCGGCTCCTGGTATTCGAGGATCGTGCCCTGGAGGGCCTCCTTGACGGCCGCCCGGTTGACGTCGAGGACGTCGCGGATGGACGCGAGGTCGTCCGCCTCCGAGTTCTCCACGTACTGGGTCAGCATGTTGAGGACGAACGGCGAGACGTTCAGCAGGACGCTGGTGTGGAGGTTGTACACCTCCTCCTTGATGTCGTCGCTGGCCGTGAGCATGGCCGCCTTCGCGTCCTGCACCGGCCAGGTCTTCCCGGTGTCCTCGATGGCCAGATACCGCACCCCGGACTCCTCGAGCAGTTCGTATACGTCGAACCGCGCGAGCTCCGGGTCGTAGAGGGTGAAGGAGGCGAAGCAGAAGTCGATGATCAGCAGCTTGTTGTGGTCCTTGCAGAACCGGACGACCTCCTCGAAGCCCTTGCGCCCGGAGTGCATCAGGCTGAACCCCGTGGGGTTGTTGGGGTCGACGAGGAAGAGCGCGTCGGTGCGGACCCGGCGCTTGAGCTCGGCGTAGATCCGGTCGGGGTCGTGCAGCGCCGACTCCTCGACGGGGTACAGCGGGACGCCCATGTTCGACAGGACGTCGTGCAGGTTGTCGAAGCAGGGCTCGACGAGGGTCACGGCCATGCGCTGCTGCTTGAGGTACATCGCCACGACCATCGTGGAGATGGAGGCCGCGTAGGACAGCAGTGTCTTGTTCTTGGCGAGCGCCGTGGGCTGGCGGTGGAGGCGGAAGAACGCCTCGATGAACCGCTGCTCGTAGGTGGCCTGAAGGCCCTCTTCGGCCTCGTACCAGAGCTCGGGCAGCCGCTCGACGATCTTGTGCTGGGCGGCGGACTGGCGCTGGTGGGTGTGGGCGTCGGCCAGGTTGAACTCGGTGAGCAGGGCCTG includes:
- a CDS encoding aminotransferase class I/II-fold pyridoxal phosphate-dependent enzyme, producing the protein MTAHAGTTLSSQALLDLTQHEIQALLTEFNLADAHTHQRQSAAQHKIVERLPELWYEAEEGLQATYEQRFIEAFFRLHRQPTALAKNKTLLSYAASISTMVVAMYLKQQRMAVTLVEPCFDNLHDVLSNMGVPLYPVEESALHDPDRIYAELKRRVRTDALFLVDPNNPTGFSLMHSGRKGFEEVVRFCKDHNKLLIIDFCFASFTLYDPELARFDVYELLEESGVRYLAIEDTGKTWPVQDAKAAMLTASDDIKEEVYNLHTSVLLNVSPFVLNMLTQYVENSEADDLASIRDVLDVNRAAVKEALQGTILEYQEPIAKTSVAWARIQHPDLTATELQRELREVGVYVLPGRFFYWSQPGRGEPFVRMALAREPEMFAGAMKRLREVLDRHER